In Quadrisphaera sp. RL12-1S, a single genomic region encodes these proteins:
- a CDS encoding MFS transporter: MAGSSRTTVGGPTAPPLNDPRETRLDRVGIPHVLRWGFAAVIVFMTGNAVETNFIAPHLAQALGSQGAAAATIISAYGLAALLGSYLAGALSDLLGPHRVMTLGFAVWVVFEVLFLLSLQTGNLPAIAATYFVRGFGYPLFAFAFLVWINAVAPRERAGTAVGWFYVMFTGGLPTLGALVAIAAIPAFGGGYQGETGAMWLSIALVVAGYALTFLVREPHGRRRLVSREESTGAVLGSGVKLAAQEPKVLVGFLVRIINTAPQYGMFVILPGVIGGSLGWSQSQWLLMSSIVYASNIAFNAVFGAIGDRWGWVRTVRWFGVLGSAIGLLLWWYVPHAVAPGSDWGYALSVAAGVVFGILLAGFVPLGAILPQLTERKGAAMAVYTTAAGGAAFLGAAVVALVRPWGGDAGTVWAFVVLYGVAFVLCHWLRVEQPKDAHH; this comes from the coding sequence ATGGCAGGCAGCAGCCGGACGACGGTGGGCGGTCCCACGGCACCGCCCCTGAACGACCCGCGCGAGACGCGCCTGGACCGGGTCGGCATCCCGCACGTGCTCCGCTGGGGGTTCGCGGCGGTCATCGTCTTCATGACCGGCAACGCGGTGGAGACCAACTTCATCGCCCCCCACCTGGCCCAGGCGCTCGGCTCGCAGGGCGCGGCGGCCGCCACCATCATCTCCGCGTACGGCCTGGCGGCGCTGCTGGGCTCCTACCTCGCGGGGGCGCTGTCCGACCTGCTCGGACCCCACCGGGTGATGACGCTCGGCTTCGCGGTGTGGGTGGTCTTCGAGGTGCTCTTCCTGCTGTCGCTGCAGACCGGGAACCTGCCCGCGATCGCCGCGACGTACTTCGTCCGCGGGTTCGGCTACCCGCTCTTCGCCTTCGCCTTCCTCGTGTGGATCAACGCGGTGGCACCGCGGGAGCGGGCGGGCACCGCCGTCGGCTGGTTCTACGTGATGTTCACCGGCGGGCTGCCCACGCTCGGGGCGCTGGTGGCGATCGCCGCCATCCCCGCCTTCGGGGGCGGCTACCAGGGCGAGACCGGCGCCATGTGGCTGTCGATCGCGCTCGTGGTGGCCGGCTACGCGCTGACGTTCCTCGTGCGCGAGCCCCACGGGCGCCGGCGGCTGGTCTCACGGGAGGAGTCGACAGGGGCGGTGCTCGGCAGCGGCGTCAAGCTCGCGGCGCAGGAGCCGAAGGTCCTCGTGGGCTTCCTCGTCCGCATCATCAACACCGCACCGCAGTACGGGATGTTCGTCATCCTGCCGGGCGTCATCGGCGGGTCCCTGGGCTGGTCGCAGTCCCAGTGGCTGCTGATGAGCAGCATCGTCTACGCCTCCAACATCGCCTTCAACGCCGTCTTCGGCGCCATCGGCGACCGCTGGGGCTGGGTGCGCACCGTGCGGTGGTTCGGCGTGCTCGGCTCCGCCATCGGCCTGCTGCTGTGGTGGTACGTGCCGCACGCGGTGGCGCCCGGCTCCGACTGGGGCTACGCGCTCTCGGTGGCGGCCGGAGTGGTCTTCGGCATCCTCCTGGCGGGCTTCGTCCCGCTGGGCGCGATCCTGCCGCAGCTCACCGAGCGCAAGGGGGCGGCGATGGCCGTGTACACGACGGCCGCCGGTGGGGCCGCCTTCCTGGGGGCCGCCGTGGTCGCGCTGGTGCGGCCGTGGGGCGGCGACGCCGGCACCGTGTGGGCCTTCGTGGTCCTCTACGGCGTGGCGTTCGTGCTGTGCCACTGGCTCCGGGTGGAGCAGCCGAAGGACGCCCACCACTGA